Proteins co-encoded in one Oreochromis aureus strain Israel breed Guangdong linkage group 3, ZZ_aureus, whole genome shotgun sequence genomic window:
- the LOC120435903 gene encoding butyrophilin subfamily 1 member A1-like, translated as MAVLNSRINSQCGQLALKRHLCTLFFHHTVILLLLTDIRTGQSETVTSSQTIITVVGEDVILPCYLDSASDAVSKSLEWGRPDLDPRFVHVWFEGQDHLVNQNPSYRGRTSLSTEKLKQGDLSLKLTRVKHSDNGRYRCFFPSESKESTVELLVGSLSLPTVAEVNINRSAVALQCKSAGWYPEPELLWMDSDGNSHSAGPTETLRGPDDLYTVSSRVTVEKRHRNTVNCIVQQRDINQSRETQMHVSGDCVAVPPSSALRVSLILAVFLICTCTTVIVLWIWRQNKIKEKRRQAKDEAEEKEKEQLLAENKKSEELQRKEEELKDLEELVNILIEQENELKKVKNELKQQRDMVDGEVEDIENKLRSVDKNTESDRAKGYMDLKEIITESKNKLLKKKAANSVLQTNIENRLLRTQHIHDKMTQRKPEVEKQLAELQKQTDEIEKTLNLEQNQETLNI; from the exons AACTCCAGGATAAATTCCCAATGTGGTCAGCTCGCTTTGAAACGTCATCTATGCACTTTGTTTTTTCACCACACTGTGATCCTACTCCTTCTGACAGATATAAGGACAG GTCAGTCTGAGACAGTAACATCATCTCAAACAATAATCACAGTAGTTGGTGAGGATGTCATCTTACCATGCTACCTTGACTCTGCGTCAGACGCTGTTTCTAAGAGTCTGGAGTGGGGAAGACCTGACCTGGATCCCAGATTTGTCCATGTGTGGTTTGAGGGTCAAGACCATCTAGTTAATCAAAACCCATCTTACAGAGGAAGGACATCACTGTCCACTGAGAAACTAAAGCAGGGGGACCTTTCACTGAAACTCACTAGAGTCAAACACTCTGATAATGGCAGATACAGATGCTTTTTTCCCTCAGAGTCCAAAGAATCTACCGTTGAACTTCTTGTTG GTTCACTTTCCTTACCTACAGTAGCAGAAGTCAACATAAACAGGAGTGCAGTCGCTTTACAGTGTAAGTCTGCAGGCTGGTATCCAGAGCCTGAGCTGTTGTGGatggacagtgatggaaacagcCACTCTGCTGGACCTACAGAGACCCTCAGAGGTCCTGATGACCTCTATACTGTCAGCAGCAGAGTGACTGTGGAGAAGAGACACAGAAATACTGTCAACTGTATAGTCCAACAAAGGGATATCAACcagagcagagagacacagatgCATGTTTCAG GTGACTGTGTTGCAGTTCCACCTTCTTCTGCCCTCCGTGTCAGTCTTATTTTGGCAGTTTTTCTCATTTGTACTTGTACAACAGTCATTGTTCTGTGGATATggagacaaaacaaaatcaaag AGAAAAGGAGGCAAGCTAAGGATGAAGCtgaggagaaagagaaagagcagCTGTTGGCAGAAAACAAGAAGTCTGAAGAACTACAGCGGAAAGAGGAAGAGCTGAAAGACCTGGAGGAGCTGGTTAATATACTGATTGAACAGGAAAACGAACTGAAGAAAGTAAAAAATGAACTCAAACAACAAAGGGATATGGTGGATGGTGAGGTGGAGGATATTGAAAACAAGCTTCGGTCAGTGGATAAGAACACAGAAAGTGACAGAGCAAAGGGATACATGGATCTGAAAGAAATAATAacagaaagcaaaaacaaattactaaagaaaaaagcagcaaattCAGTGCTGCAAACAAACATTGAAAACCGTCTGCTTAGAACACAGCACATACATGATAAAATGACCCAAAGAAAACCGGAAGTCGAGAAACAACTGGCAGAGTTACAGAAACAGACAGATGAGATTGAGAAGACACTTAATTTAGAGCAAAATCAGGAAACTttaaacatttag